The genomic DNA GAAGCCCATGCGAATCGCGGCCAGTCGTACGTTTTAAACTTCCAGCAACCCTAGGCCTCCTATCCACTTTCCTAGTGGGACTCCCACTCGTAATTCGTTACGCTTCAAGAAATTGTTCTAAAGAAAGCCTTGTGACAGAGCATCGATTGCTCGATGGCAATGCGCAGCCTAATGGTTTTCCTCCTGCCGGTGACCTTCTCAGGTTGTATCGTGACCTATCATGATTTCCCCGGTGAGCATTCTCTTCCCAGTATTCCTGTAACGCCTGCACTTGCCTCTTGCCATCAGACCATTGAGTTTTCATATGGTCTGGCGGAAGAAAGTTCTTCCTCGGGAGGGACGTATCAGTGGACCTATAGCGGGGTATTGTCACCGCCGAATGTGGCCCGCGTCATGGAAGATGCCCTTCAACAGGCCGCCGGCTGTAGCAGCGATATTGTTTATACGACATGGCCCAGGACGAAAGTGGTGGTCCATGCTCAGGAGAAACCGTATCCGTGGCATTGGTATGGTGAGCTGCTCGGGCAGCTTGCATCAACTGCGTACTTTGTCATCCCTTTTTATATTAACGAAGGCGGGTGGGAGTTCTCCTACAGTGTCTACCATCGGGACAGGCTCACGAAGACCTACAAATACGATCTTACGCCGAGACAATTGTATTGGGCCTTGCTCGTACCCTTCTCCTGGATAAATGTCTTCACCGATAGCCTCGAAGACGCTGTACAGGCGACCACCGTTCAATTTGTCATGGATGCCCAACGCGATGGGTATCTGATGAAAACGAATTGACCGTCCGACAGAGGTTTCCATTCCCTATGGCCAGGTCTAGGATCATCTCTAGGTTCTTCTCTGGGCTGCTTCAGTCAGACTAACTCATGGAGGGTTCCTCTAACCATCGCAAACAGTAAGGCCAAGGCCAGCACACGTTTCGTAGAAGGAGATTTCATGAAATCGCTTTGGGCTGTAGCCGCAATGCTGAGTGTTTGTGCCCTCTTCTCCGCTTGTTCCTTAGTAGAGAGGACCATGCCCGGGGCGACAATGTCCGATGCAGACCTTCTCGGGGTACTTCATACGATCAATCACAGTGAGATCGATGCCGGACAATTGGCAAGAGACCGAGCGTTGTCCGAGGAAGTTCTGGCGTATGCATCCCGCATGGTCAATGAACATCAAATGCTCATGCAGGACGCCGATCGATTGGCTCACCGGATTGGAATGGAGCCTCACAAGCCAGCGTTAGCCTCCACATTCGAGAATGCGCATCGGAAGGCCATGGAAGAACTCCGGGACAACGCCGGGCTGAATTTCGATAAGTCGTACATCGGGTATCAAATCACGATGCATCAGCAAGCAGTCAACCTCGTTAAAGGCGCGGTTGAGTGGGTGAACGATCCGCAAGTCAAACGATTCCTTGGTGAAGCAGTTTCGGACCTGCAAAGTCATCTGGAGGCTGCACAATCAGTTCAACGCCGGATTTTGAAGAGACAATGAAGCTGACATGACACGATCTGAGACAAGCTCGATGCGACGAAACGCCGGATCGAATTGAAGCGCCCAGGAGCAGCATGCGTATGGCACGTGGGCTGTCACGATGTCATCTGTGACGCAACAACGATACTCGACGCCCCTCCACCTGGTGCGGGGGGCTCATGTGGAAAAGCTGCCCACGTTGCATTGTGCACCATCAATTCGTCTTCCGCGTCACGGCAATATTGGTGGCATCAAACGCGCCCGTGTGCGGAAATCCTTGCCATAATCTGATCGCGCCGAACTGCCTCGATAGGTTCTGAAGAGGCGGAATGACGGTGTAGTCCCGTTCACCGGAGGCGCCAGCGCCTGAAAGCACGATGTGCGCCGTGGAAGCAGATGCGTTGATGTTCAGCGTCACCTGAACGATAAAGGGTTGATCGCGCGGAAATGAACCGAACTTCGTACCCTCGTTATCGTCGATGCGGATTTGGTTATCTTGGGTAAAATCCAAGTGCAGAAATGCCTGCAGGCTCGACACTGGATTCGTGAACGTTTCGAACTGAATTGTCGCAATACCGCTACCGGACGGCATGAACATCATTGTAGAAAAGGTGTACACGCTGTCACCGCGAAACTGCGAAAATGTTCCCTGAAATCCTGCGACTTCTGGACCATCCGGCCGACTGATACGCACCCACTTGCCCGAGGGAAGCACGGGGGGAGCCACAATGAGAACGCTCCCGGCGGGACCGTGGACGTGCGCCGTTCCAGTATCCTGCATTGTCGCCGGTGGCTGACCGATTGGCGTCCGGTCAAAGTTGGAGCGAAACAACGTTTCGTTAGCGCAGGCCGTGAGCATCATGAATGCAACAAGTGGCACAATCCGAATCCAGGACGCCGTTGAGGTATGGCACGGTCGACTCAGAGCTGTTCGACGGAAGTCCTTGCGAATGGAGAACGCAATGGAGAACGCATAGGAATTCGTTGCAATCTGTGTTTCCATTTCAGCCTCCTTTTAGGAAGGTCGCATTCTACAATATGTGATGATCGGCCTTTAGGATGGCAACCACTTTTATGGAAAGCCTACGTAGATTGACCGATAAAGTCTACAACAATCGTCGCTCACCGGCGGAAAATCTTTCGTGAGAAGGCCTGTTTCGGATTGGAGTGACGAACAGCCATGTGTTATTAGTGTAGGACTATTCATGTGGCGGACGCGGGCTCCTTCTAAGGCCACATTATGGAAATGATGTCCCGGAACTAAAACGACCTTCGTGGAGACCTAACGATGCCCAAAGCCCGCAGCGCCGGCCAGTGTTATCGATGCGAAGCAGAAGATCGAGTCAGGATGACCTTCATGACGTGCAGCCGCTGCCACCGGCCTTTCTGTAGTGAGCACGGCACCTCGGAATTGGACCAATGCGAATTATGTATTGAAGGTGGCGAAGAGACGGAATAAGGAATGATCAATAAATCGAATCATGTCCCATGTGCAACCTCTTCTTCCTTCTTAAACCGCATACTCCGGTTTTCAGCCTCAGACGAAGGTGCCCCTCGAATTCGTCACGGGAGAATTGCCGGAGAACCGGGTCGCCGAAGAGAGGTGAAGACGATCGGCAAATTACCAACCTCGCTCCACGACAGCATCGCAATCTCCTGTTCGACGCCGCAAGATTGGAGCAGCAGTAGTAATACACCAAGAAATAAGGCAAAGATGCCGGGCCAGATCATCGATAGAGCACCGATCACTAAGACGAGCGTCATCCCCGCCAATGTCTGCTGAACGAGCGTGCCCTTGACTCTGATCATAAGTTCCTCCCTCGGTTGCTCTCCACTGGACGCATACATCTGGAACGCATACACATTGTTGATGAATGGCTTACACCATAGCTCATAAAGAAGAGTAACTAACAGCTAGGAAAGCTACTAGAGCCTATCTCAACATCGACTTGCGAGGACAAAAAAGCTTCGTTGAACTATCGCGGTCATGGCTAACCATGGCTAGTGGGGAAACGTGTTGTACCGTTCCGTGGCGATGGGGAATTGCGGGATCTGACCCACATCGGCAAAGTACCCACCAGGCATCCCCGTAAGGCCCACTGGTTGCAACTGCTGGAACATACTTGGATTAGCTGACCTCCCACGTTCAAAATCCTCTACTCACACACTACGCACTGGGATCCTGCAACAAGGGAATGTACTAGCGGTGCATGCGGTGCCGAGCGTTTAGTATACACCTGGAAGGGCGCCATGGAACGTCAGCCTTTTCGGGATGATTCAATCTTCTTCGTGATGGAAATTAAGCACAGTCGCGACAACTGTTAAATTCCCACAGCCGGTTTGATCATAGTTCTGTCTGAATGTGATGGGAAAGCAGCCAAGATATCTCGGTTCGTTGGAATCATTTGCGGAAGAAGGTAGCCATGATCTGCGAACAATGCGATGCCCTGATGATTGAAAGGCTCCCTACCCGAGAGAGAGAAGAGGCCGGCGAAGAAAAAGCTATTCTCTTTGAGTGCCCGCAGTGCGGCCATACCGAATATCGGCGGCTCATTGCATCGTTTTGGAGGCGATTGGCGGCGTAGTTGTCGGGCCCTCCAGGGCATGCGTAGCCGATCCGTTGAGAGCGAACGGTCTATCCGGCAAACAGGAAAAGGGGATGCTGTGATGGCTGATGTCAATTCCATGTATCATGCACACACGCGGAGCGATGCGCTTAAGTCACAGATTGAGAAGCTTGAGAGCCTTGCCCACCACACGGTGGTGAATCCTACCTTCGATCAGTTTGATGCTGAAACGGAAAACATTCTGATCAAAGTATACGGTGCCAACCATCGGTACGTGGAAGCGTACAAATATGCCACCGTAGGCGAGGCCGAAGCGTTGGTCAATTTGCCGGAATCCGCGCAAGAGCCCTTGACGCGAGACATCCCCAAGAAGGGACTTCAGCAACGCCGTCAAGCGCTCCAGGGTATTCTGACCGAACTGCAGGAACTTGAGGCGCAAGAAGCGGAGGTGCTCGCGGGAGAAGATCGTGAGGATCCTCCGGGCCCCAGTTAAGAGGGCCTAAGTCTCCTTCGACGTATGCCCCGGGAAATGGCCATGAGCACATCGGTCTGGTCAACCGGCACGATCGACGCTTCAAGATTCATAGCGAGGACAAGCGCAGGAAGAGGGAAAATATTTCCGCCTCGCCGATTGCTGGGGTGCCGATGCTTGGCAGCAGGGAGACATCAGGCAGCTCTCGCTCAAGCCTCTTCAACCCGATGCAGTAGTGGCTCTTCCGGACGAGCCAACCGCACCATCGCCGCAACGCATACCCCAGTAACGACGTAAGCCCCAGCCGACGCAACACCACATTAAGTTCTTGAGGAGACAGCGCCGTGCATCTCGGCGTCCATGCGGCAACTGTGAGCCGACGATTAAGCAAGCCGATGCGACCAGTGTGTGATTGCCAGACCGACCCTTGTAACGGATGTGACTGTAGACGCCTTCAACCTGTCGGAGGAAGAGAGGAGGCATGGTGAGATGAACCGGGACGATTCAATATCGTCGACCCATGCCAGGTGCCGCCCCCTTGACTCGTTTCCCATGAGGATTATCTTTGGCGACAATTGACCGGCTGAACTGGGTGGACTTGGTGGAGGGCCACTGTCTGGTAAGCGGTCAGTGCCCATGTGAATCGGCTCGGCCCTCTCACCTGCCTATCAGTTTCAGCTCATTATCGTATGTTCAATCTCTAACGTTCACCCATGATGGTGAAAGGAGGATCTATCATGATGGTACTCAATCAATTTCCCACCGTGTTTCGTAGCGGTTCGCTGGAAAGCCAGATTGACCGGTTGCTCGACGACGCAATTGGTTCGGTGAACGGAGGGTCGCGGCCTTGGACCCCTGCGTACAACGTGTTTGAGGATGCACAGGGATTGACGGTTCAGATGGCCATCCCGGGGTGGGAGGCCAATCAGATTAAGGTCGAGGTCATCAATAACGAGTTGCACGTCACAGGCGAGCGCCCGGCTGACGTGGCCGAACACAGGACGTGGCTTGTTCGGAATCTTCCCGAAGGAAGTTTCAAATGGTCTTGCCAACTGCCGGATTCCGCCGATACGGCCCATTCGACTGCTGCGTACACACAGGGACTTTTGACGCTCCATTTTCCCACACGTGAGGAGGCGAAGCCTCGGCAAATTGCGATCACCTGTCAATAAAGGACAGGTTTGAGGCCGCGCCGTCATCCCAAGGCGATGACGGCGCGACCAGTCCAGCTCGAACTCGAACGTCGTGGTCGATTACGAACATCGGACCTGCACCCGGCGTCCTGTAACTTCTCAAGCTTTCGCCAACCCTCACAAGGAGGTGTGCCTCATGGATTTGATGCGGGCCGTACTGAGCCACGATGACTTCCGCGAATTGGAGACGATGTCCAATCGTTTGAATCGTATCCTCAGCGAGGGAGGCAAGTCGACTCGTCGACCTGACGAGACGGTGACTGTTGCGGACTGGATGCCGGTCGTGGATATTCTCGAAACACATGACAACTTTCAGATCCACGTCGAGCTACCCGGCGTAGAAAAGAGTGCGGTAAAATTGTCCATTGAGAAGGGAGTTCTCCTGATTTCAGGCCAGCGGCCGCGAGGAGCTCCCACCGAGGGTATGCGGTATCATCGGAATGAGCGGCCGTACGGAAGATTCGAGCGGGCGTTTCGGGTACCGGACAGTGTC from Nitrospira sp. includes the following:
- a CDS encoding Heat shock protein Hsp20 is translated as MDLMRAVLSHDDFRELETMSNRLNRILSEGGKSTRRPDETVTVADWMPVVDILETHDNFQIHVELPGVEKSAVKLSIEKGVLLISGQRPRGAPTEGMRYHRNERPYGRFERAFRVPDSVDEQKLEADLKNGILTIRLPKVERAKPKSIQISVT